Below is a genomic region from Miscanthus floridulus cultivar M001 chromosome 1, ASM1932011v1, whole genome shotgun sequence.
TTCGCACAACCatggtatttttctaaaacttCAAAAATACTTtatatccaaacagggccttagtagtGATAAACTTAGTTTTTGACCAAACACGGCGCAAACACAAAAGCACTTGCTGCAGTGTGTGAACAAGAATACAAGATGGTAGCATGAAACTAAGAACATCCAGGATTCCAGGCCACTAGGATGTGATCAGATGTAAGAGCATCCCTAGGAGTTTCCAAAACTCATTCTCAATCTTATTTCTTTGGCGGGATTGAAAAAAGTTATCTCCAACTTCCTACACCAAGTCGCAATATTTCGGCACTTAAGAAAATCAAGACACGAGAAAAGATATGTATGTGAGGGCGACGTGGAATCGGCATTGGCACGACTTCTACCGATATTTCTTCATTCTCGCTCCAAGAAAGAAACCCTAGCCTCTTTTGGCGTGCTCTAGCCAAGCCCGGAGACGGCCACCCCTAGCCGCCACTTGTCGTCCGCAACTACTATTTGGCTGTGGCTAGCTGGGACGTGCCTAAGGGTGGACGGGCATGGCTGGGTGCGATCGTGGCGAGGCTTCGGAATGACGGTCGTGCGTCAAACAAACCTTCATTTAGGACTGATGTTTAAGAGTAAGATTTTGGAAACGGTTGAAGAAACCTAATAATTGTGCTCCCAAATTTTTTGGTGACTTGAAAAACTTATTGATTTTGAAAACTATTTTTAGGAAAATGCTCTAACCAACCGATGTTACTGTGGATTCAAACACCATTATCCTTTTGAAACCAAATAAAATTTATAATGTTGTCGTCAAGGTGGGGATATTATTGTGTCAAAGATTGAGCAACTGTTCCATTAATCTACGGCGTGGCAAGTCTTCAAAACCTAATGCAGAGACATGTCGTTACGAAATGATTGGGTAGCTAGATTAACCTGGGATTATTCATATCTGCGAAATGATTACAACAACAACCAAAACATTTTTtgattaaaaaataaaaagaattcTGAAAGTCCTTTAGTTGTGTGGTCGCCTTCGTGCCGCCTCCTTTCCTTCTCTGTTCCGCCCCACCAGACCATCACCACCACCCTCCGGCTGCTACTTTTGCCGTCTCCACCGCCCTTCTCCAAAGCCCCAACCGACTGCGCGTTCCCTCCCAAACGCatcccctcctctcctctcctccagtGACAGCCTCCTAAGCCTGCACCTCCTCGGGCTCCCCTCCCGCCCGTGCCACTGCACTTGCTGTGCCGACCCGAGCTGCGGTCGAGTGAGTGTAAtggagcggtggcggcggccaccGAGGCTGCCGCTCCATGTGTTCTTCTTGATTGCCGCTGCTTGGCCGCTCGGGAGCTCaggtttgtttcttctccttgagCTTTGGATTTCGTCGGTGTAATTGGGTGTGCATTTGGGCTTATGGTGTTCTGCTGCCTCCCTGCTTTGCAGCAGGGACTGGAAGCTTCGGAGTTGGTGCGGAGAGCAATGGAGCTCCGTCTAGTTTTAGGTTAGTGTGCTCAGATTCTTAGAATTACATCTCCATTTTGTTACTACTTGTTATATACTCTCAAAAGTATGTCTAGTACTTGCTAGAAATGGGTACAGTTGTTTTCTGATATTCAGCTAATGTTATTCTTGGGACTGGAATTGGAGGTTCGGATGCTTTTGGTTTTGGCCTCTTGTCACACATGGGCTGGCAAATAGCAAAAAGTTGTGAATTTGGTTTCTTGACCTTGTAAAGAGTCGCCTCTCAGGCTCTGGGTTGAACTGGTATCAGAATCAGCCACAGGGTATTTGAATCTTTTAAACTGTCGTCATGCTTCTCTTTGTACTGGATCCAGCAAAAAAAAAACGTTTCAACCTCAATTCTGAAACATAATTGTccattcagaaaataaaaataattaaATGTGAATAAAAAACAAGCAAGAGAATTATTTTTCATACTGGCATCTATAGAAAATGTGTCTTCTTGGCTTGCCAATATGACTAATCCTTCTGTAGGAATTCCAGGAGACTGCTGCAGATTGGAGACAGAAACGAAGATGGCCTATTTCATCTCCCACATGCACGGACTCTAACACACAAGAGCAGATCTCATAGAAGAGCTCcaacaccagcaccagcaccagcgtcTGCTCCAGCACCCTCACCATCCATGTCGCCACCACAAGGCTCACCGTCTCCATCACCACATGGTTCACAATCAATGCCACGTCAATCAACTTCGCATCATCATCCATCCGTAGCCCCTCCACATTTGGTCAGGCCTGAGCCTAGGCAAGATGAAAATGATCCAATAGTTGATACTCCACCTCATTCTCGCCATAAGCATTCCTGGACAACCTATGGTTTAGTTGCAGCAGGGATTGTCGTTTTCCTTTTGGTATCAGCAGCTAGTATTCTCTGCTTCCAAGCTAAGAAAATGGGAACTGTGAGGCCATGGGCGACAGGTCTAAGTGGACAATTGCAGAAAGCTTTTGTAACTGGTATGACTTTTTCCTAGCTATGTATATACCATATATGTGGTACTGTTCCAGTTTTATATCACAGTGTTGTAATCATATTTCTAGGTGTACCTTCGCTGAAACGATCAGAATTGGAAACAGCATGCGAGGATTTCAGCAATATAATTGGCTCTACCTCTACCTGCATGCTGTACAAGGGAACTTTATCTAGTGGAGTTGAAATTGCAGTGGCCTCAAGCTTGGTAACATCTGCAAAGGATTGGTCGAAAGAAAATGAATCACAGTACAGGAAAAAGGTATTGTACAGTTATCTTCAATCTGCTTAGATACAACTTGCTTAATTTTAATTGATGAAAATAATAATGGTTTCAGATCACAAGCTTGTCCAAAGTAAGTCACAAGAATTTTATGAACTTGCTTGGCTACTGTGAGGAAGAGCATCCCTTTACCAGGGTGATGGTATTTGAATATGCTCCAAATGGGACACTTTTTGAGCATCTCCATGGTAAGCGCATTGCTGTCATGAGTTTCTCAGTTTCATCTGTTACAAAACTGTTTTCTTCACTGTGTACAATTTTATCACTATGACTTCTGTATTATTGATCAAAGTTTGACAATGCATTCCTGATTTCACCGCAGTCAGGGAAGCAGAGAAGCTTGACTGGATGGCACGGCTCAGGATATCCATGGGCATTGCTTATTGTCTTGAGCACATGCATCAGCTGAAAACACCAGTTGTGCTGAGGAACTTTGACTCAACTACAGTATACCTTACTGATGACTTCGCTGCAAAAGTCTCAGATCTTGAATTTTGGAATGATGCAAAGGGAGATAATTCTACCAACAATGAACTGGCTTTCTCCCCAGACCCTGAGAACATTGTGCGCAAGTACGGCATGGTGTTGCTGGAGATATTGACCGGAAGAGTTCCTTGTTCTGAGGATGATGGACCACTGGAAAACTGGGCGTCTCGCTATTTTGAAGGTGAGATGCGTCTTGAGGAGCTGATTGACTCTAGCATCGGTTTCTTCCCCGAAGACACTGCACGTGCCCTTTGTGAGGTTGTAAGATCCTGCATTGATCAGGATCCAAAGAAGAGACCGCAGATGAAAGAGGTTGCAGCTCGGATGAGAGAGATCACCGCGTTGGGGCCTGATGGGGCGACTCCGAAGGTGTCACCGCTCTGGTGGGCTGAGCTTGAGATCATGTCTTCTAAGAGCTGAGTTTGGACGCATGCCAGATGATATTGTTTCTCCTAGTGTGACTGAGAATTCTTTGAGCTATTGGTTGCTGCTAATCTTGTTTGTGGAATTGGTGATTAGGTAGAGGAAGTTGAGAATTTGTTATGTGTGCAAAATTGCATATAGGGAGTGGTATTGTACTTGTACATGTCAGGAAGGTTAACATTACAACATACTGATATGCAGGCATTCTAGCCAAGTGAGCAATAGAAAGCATGTGTGGCTTGTTTTTCCCGCAATAGCTCTTTTGTCAAGCAATTGTTACCAGTATTGCCTTATATTCTACTGATGTTAAAATGGCAAATCCTTATGGTTCAATCTTCCAAAGATTATGTTAAATGTTAGCCCAAAAATGGAAATAAATAGCAATGTTCCTTCTTCCTAAGATAGATTACGGCAAATGGTAGCCCAAAAATTGAAATAAATAGCAATGTTTTTCACTTTTGGCTTTGTGGGAAATTGAAATAAATAGCAATGTTTTTCACTTTTGGCTTTGTGGGACCCTCTCGCACGGAGAAGGGATCTCTCCAAAAATTGGTGTAACCCTCTCACACGGAGAAGGGATCCCTCCAAAAATTGGCTCACACGGAGAAGGGATCCCTCTAAAAGGGGGAAGAATAGTTCGCTTTGTGCTCACCACGCAGCTGCATGTCTTACAAAGGTTGGCTTGGGCGCTATTTGAAGAGACTCCGCTGGAGAGGACTGCTAGAGCTCAACGGTACGGGACTAATAAAACGATGGTAGCACTAGCACACCTCGTTTCCTGTGGGCCGGATTATAAATAACCGTTTGGTATCGTGGGCCTGACTAGAAACAACTAGTGGTTTAATTAACCCATAATCTACTTGTTCTAAACGAACGTCTGCATAACACAAATCCGCTCCAAATTGCCGCTCTGGCCATAGATGACAGAGGTATGCGTGCACATTTCGAACCGAAGAACAAAGCGTGGTTGTGGACATGAACGTGTAGAGCTGACTCTGAAATGCAACCAAGAAATGCAATGCAGCAGATGTCATGGGCTCGTAGCTGGAGGCACGACGGAACCACAACTCAGAATACAGAATACACCAACTGCAGAAATAAAGCAGAGAGAATATTCGCCTTCGCTGCATTACTTTAAAAACTCGAATTCTTTGTAATCAGTCGTGCCACCAAATGCACGTCACACGGCatacaaaagaagaaaaagaggaAGATTCGTCGATACCGCCGGCGGTTTGAACACCTTGctgacctctctctctctctctctctctctctctcttcagcCTTTTCTTCCTCTCTTTCTTCTGGAGGTGCTGGTCGTCTTCAACCTTCGATGCACATATGTGGTGTGGTGCATGCTCTTTGTCACCTGCGCAGTCTACCTTAAGCAACACGTGCTTTTCCTCTCCTGCGGTGCTGCCTCCCAAGTCCAACTATCAGTAACAGAACTAAGGCTCTTGTATATACTCTTAGAGAGATGTGCATGTTCTGGTGCTCCTGCCTCACTGATCTGCAGTGCTCCGTCTGCTTCCACCCCATGAGAGTAGAGAAGAGATCGTCTCATCATTCTGCCTCGCAAAAATCGCAGCTGAATCAACGACGAGGAGGGCGGCGGCCGGCCGGCTAGCTCTGGGGTTCGTCGGCCTTGGTGGAGGCTTTGCTGTACAGCTCCAGTGTGTCGCCGTGGGTCGGGTCCAGGCAGAGCGCGGCCTCGCAGTCCCGCAGGGCGCTCTCGCTGTCGCCCATGGAGTCGAAGAAGGCCGCGCGGAGGTGGAGCAGCTGGAGGTCCGGCTTGAAAGCTACGGCTCCTGACAGCTCCGCGATCGCCTCCTCTTCCTTGCCCTCGTCCATCAAAACTGGGGGACGAAACAGAAATGCAAACATTACTGTGCTCGCCAAAGGTATCCTTGTAAAATTGAAAATTCTTAATTCACACAACTCGAGGGAGCACAAGAACTGCAAAAACAAATCTTATACTCTTTCCATTAAAAAAATGCGGTGTTTATAATCTGAAAGTAAAAATTGAACATTAATTATTCAAAAGTACGTTTAATATAAAAGATGCATCATTAGATTCATACTAACTTCACAGAAATTAATGGTGTAGCTTGCATTACTTAAGAGTTAAGACATGTTTCTAGGAATTGAAAGTCCGAAACAATGCAAGATGCCCATGTGATATGATTACTCACCAGCTGCTCTGTATCTGTAAGGATAAGTCCTTGTGGGATCAAGAAGCGTCGCTGTGTTCAGGTCGCTCCTCGCAGCGTCGCGCTCGCCATATTCTGACCGTTTTTCATACGCCGACGCGCTGTTGGTAGCTATCTGCACGAGCTTTGTCATCTCCTCATATGCAACCTTTTTCCTATTCTTCAAGTAATGGACTCGAGCTAGACCCTGATGCGCCCGTGTGTGCTTTATGTTCAGTGCTATGCCGTAGCACTCGGCAGCCTCATCCAGCATGTCACAGTCCACGTAGATGCTCCCCATGTTGTTGTATGCCTAAAAAACGTCGTTAGTTATGAGCACAAACAATTAACAGAAGTCGAGAGTTTTGAACAATTGATTCTTACTTGCCCCTTCCGAAGGTTGTCAGAAGCACAACTGTTAGCATGTTCCAGAAGCTGTACAACGGAGAGCGAAGATTCTGTGTCAAGGCTACAATCTCCTAAAGCATACGCCTTCAGGAAGAAGGCTTCGAATGATCTTTGAAGTCCAATCGACTGCTCAGCCTTGGCTAACGCTTCGTCCCGATGTCCACTGTCATACAGAATCCAACCTTCATGTACAAGCCTCTCATGCTCATGGAGTGAACTGTTCCGAGCATATCGCAAACTACGCATGGCAGCTTTCTGACAATTTAGCCTACAATATATAAGGACACGACGAAGATGTTAAATCTCTTAATAATCCAAAAAATTAACAAATAAACCTCctccttgttctcttctttttatCCCCACTTTACATGGGATTCATAATTGTGGCATTTACTTGAGGTTTGCTGCCTACAGTTGTTTCAATTTTTTCATCCAATATGCAGAACTACAGTTAGTTCAAAGGCCCTGGTTAGTTTAGGCCATCCACTCAACTATATATAGTTAGTTGCTAAAGATTAGCCGGAGTGGATCCAAATGAACCCAGCTAATAGGTCAACTAATTATGAGCTGGACATTGAGCTAACAACTATTTCACTAGATATTCCAACCTACTTCTTCCATCCCCAAAAGAGTGTCGTTTTTGTTATTGTCCAGATTCAATAACAAAAATGACTCTCTTTTTTTTGAACGGAGAGAATAGCTGATAGGAGCTAAAAGACTGTACGAGAACAGTTTTGGCCTCCCACTACCTCAATTCCACGTGTATTCCTGGTAGGTAATAAAAAAAGAAAGGGCATTATATATAAAGCAATAATGCATTTGCCATTTAGCCGTGGGATCCAAACAACACCTACCTAATATTAGCTACTAACTATTAGCTACCGATGGATCAAACATGTCCTTTTAAAATAGCACTAATATTAGCCATGTATGAAATTATCCCCTGGACAAGGCTAATCAAGGATGAAAAGTGGTGCAAGGAGATCTGTGCAACCAAATCCAGTTCCTGTGAAGCAAGCTAATGAACAATGTAAAATAGGCTAACATAAATGCCTCGAAGCTTGCTGTTCCCCAGATATTTGTTTTTCGAGAATTTTAAATATTGGCCCTCCATGAAGTTTTGGATTTagcaaacatgtcatatgaaccAGAAGTTTGAAAGAGGATCTGTTCTCAGATCTCAGCACATgaacggagagagagagagagagagagagagagagagagagatgcagaTGTACCTTAACAGGAGAAGTGACTGTCGAAACCGCAAGCTGCTGTTTCCGGGTTCCCTGGCGAGCATCTGCTGGACAACCGCCAGAGAGCCGATGTCATCCACCGCCGACCACCGATCGTACAGCTCCATCCAGCAATCTGCCATATCCCACTGCCGCACCTGTCCCCGGAGGAGCTCAATCAGCTGTTCCCCGTGCATTCTCCCATGGAACATCATGTAAGTTGGATCCAACGTCAATATCGCCCTGACATCCTGCACAGCCAACTCGCATTGCTCAAGGGCAAGGTAGAACCACGCCCGAAGCTCAAGGCAATCGGTTGCCATCTTCAAACCGACGACCTTGCTGATCTCTGCGATTGCGGACTCAGCATTGTCCTCCTCTAACAATGCGCAGGCACGATATTTGTACGGGAATGTCATCGTCGGGTCCAGCTCCGTCGCCGCCTGCAGATCAGCCAGCTTCTCCTTGCCGACACAGTACAGGGAGCGCTCTTGGTACATCCACCCGGCGGGTTCGTCGCAGTCGCCGACGACACTGTTCATTAGCTTGTACGCAGCGTACTTGTGCCCACGCTTGTACTTGGCACGTGCCTCTCCGGAGAGCGAGTAGACATGGCCCTCGGCAACGGCGGCCTCAAaccactcatgcgcctcctcaaACTCGCCGCGCTGCAGCATCACGCACCCGAGCTGGTGCAGTGCCAGCTGCTTCTGCCAAGGCTGCTCCGCGAATTCATTCAGCCTCTCCAACAGCATCACCGTGGTGTTCGACCTCATGTCCTGCTCCATGGCGACGTAAGAGAGGAAGTAGTAGAGCGCGAAGGACGCGTTACCGGAAATGTCAAGGCGCTCTCGCCCCTCTGGGCTGCAGAGCAGGCGCGCGATGTCCGGGTAGGTGAGCGACTTGGGGAGCTCCCGCAGGAACGCCTGAAGGCAGGAGGCGACGAGTAGGTGGGAGGCCTCCTCGAGGCCGATGTCGATGAGGGATCGGGCGTTGTCGAGGCCCCGCACCATGGCTGCGAGCTGGTTGTCGCAGGCTGCCTTCAGGTCCTCGCAGCAGAACTTGTTGGCGAATGCGAGGAGCTGGGAGATGATGTCGGGCGGGAAGTCGTCCACGCGGCCGTGGCGGCTGTAGGCGGAGACCGCGCGCATGCCGCGCGGCGTGATGCCGTCGCGGGAGAAGTCGATCCGGTCGCGGTGCGCCTCGGCGAACCCGCCGTAGAGGAGTGTGTTGAGCGGCTTTGAGAGCGCCGCAATGCAAGAGCGCTCGCacgccacctcctcctcgccgATGATGAACCACAGGTCATTggtctccggctcctcctcctcgctcATTTCGGAGGCGGCGCCCGACGTGTTGTGCCTGAGGCGGTGCGGTGGAGGGGTGACCGGAggaggcggcgggcggcggcacgGGCAGACCGGGTCCACGCTGTGGGACACGCTGGCGAAGACCGCGGCGCGGGGGCACTCGAGCAGCGGTGTCGTCGCGGTGCAGggcgcgagcggcggcggcgccgggtcGAGCTCGTCCTCGCGGCGCTCGTACCGGAGCCACGCTGCGAGCACGGCGCGCCGGTGCGGGTTGTCCGCGTGGACGCGTGCGGCCCGCAGCGCCCGCCGGATCAGCCGCGCGTCGCCGATCGACTGGAACAGCGCGTGCTGCTCCAGGTACGCGTCGCAGAGGTCGTCGTCGGCCCCCGCCGTGGCGGCCGACACCCGCCGGTACGACGCGGCGAGCGCGCCGACGTGGTCGACGGGTCGCAGGCACGCGTCCAGGGCCGGCTCGAGCGCATCGGCCACCGGGAGGCCGCACGGCAGGTGCGGCTCTGGCACGAAGGCCCCCGACGTGGACGGCGCCCCGTGCGGGTAGTAGAGCGACCCGGACCGCATCGAGATGGTCTTTGGAGGAGGCGGG
It encodes:
- the LOC136500791 gene encoding probable inactive receptor-like protein kinase At3g56050 isoform X1; protein product: MERWRRPPRLPLHVFFLIAAAWPLGSSAGTGSFGVGAESNGAPSSFRNSRRLLQIGDRNEDGLFHLPHARTLTHKSRSHRRAPTPAPAPASAPAPSPSMSPPQGSPSPSPHGSQSMPRQSTSHHHPSVAPPHLVRPEPRQDENDPIVDTPPHSRHKHSWTTYGLVAAGIVVFLLVSAASILCFQAKKMGTVRPWATGLSGQLQKAFVTGVPSLKRSELETACEDFSNIIGSTSTCMLYKGTLSSGVEIAVASSLVTSAKDWSKENESQYRKKITSLSKVSHKNFMNLLGYCEEEHPFTRVMVFEYAPNGTLFEHLHVREAEKLDWMARLRISMGIAYCLEHMHQLKTPVVLRNFDSTTVYLTDDFAAKVSDLEFWNDAKGDNSTNNELAFSPDPENIVRKYGMVLLEILTGRVPCSEDDGPLENWASRYFEGEMRLEELIDSSIGFFPEDTARALCEVVRSCIDQDPKKRPQMKEVAARMREITALGPDGATPKVSPLWWAELEIMSSKS
- the LOC136500791 gene encoding protein MALE DISCOVERER 2-like isoform X3, whose product is MERWRRPPRLPLHVFFLIAAAWPLGSSAGTGSFGVGAESNGAPSSFRRLLQIGDRNEDGLFHLPHARTLTHKSRSHRRAPTPAPAPASAPAPSPSMSPPQGSPSPSPHGSQSMPRQSTSHHHPSVAPPHLVRPEPRQDENDPIVDTPPHSRHKHSWTTYGLVAAGIVVFLLVSAASILCFQAKKMGTVRPWATGLSGQLQKAFVTGVPSLKRSELETACEDFSNIIGSTSTCMLYKGTLSSGVEIAVASSLVTSAKDWSKENESQYRKKITSLSKVSHKNFMNLLGYCEEEHPFTRVMVFEYAPNGTLFEHLHVREAEKLDWMARLRISMGIAYCLEHMHQLKTPVVLRNFDSTTVYLTDDFAAKVSDLEFWNDAKGDNSTNNELAFSPDPENIVRKYGMVLLEILTGRVPCSEDDGPLENWASRYFEGEMRLEELIDSSIGFFPEDTARALCEVVRSCIDQDPKKRPQMKEVAARMREITALGPDGATPKVSPLWWAELEIMSSKS
- the LOC136500791 gene encoding probable inactive receptor-like protein kinase At3g56050 isoform X2, coding for MERWRRPPRLPLHVFFLIAAAWPLGSSGTGSFGVGAESNGAPSSFRNSRRLLQIGDRNEDGLFHLPHARTLTHKSRSHRRAPTPAPAPASAPAPSPSMSPPQGSPSPSPHGSQSMPRQSTSHHHPSVAPPHLVRPEPRQDENDPIVDTPPHSRHKHSWTTYGLVAAGIVVFLLVSAASILCFQAKKMGTVRPWATGLSGQLQKAFVTGVPSLKRSELETACEDFSNIIGSTSTCMLYKGTLSSGVEIAVASSLVTSAKDWSKENESQYRKKITSLSKVSHKNFMNLLGYCEEEHPFTRVMVFEYAPNGTLFEHLHVREAEKLDWMARLRISMGIAYCLEHMHQLKTPVVLRNFDSTTVYLTDDFAAKVSDLEFWNDAKGDNSTNNELAFSPDPENIVRKYGMVLLEILTGRVPCSEDDGPLENWASRYFEGEMRLEELIDSSIGFFPEDTARALCEVVRSCIDQDPKKRPQMKEVAARMREITALGPDGATPKVSPLWWAELEIMSSKS
- the LOC136500791 gene encoding protein MALE DISCOVERER 2-like isoform X4 → MERWRRPPRLPLHVFFLIAAAWPLGSSGTGSFGVGAESNGAPSSFRRLLQIGDRNEDGLFHLPHARTLTHKSRSHRRAPTPAPAPASAPAPSPSMSPPQGSPSPSPHGSQSMPRQSTSHHHPSVAPPHLVRPEPRQDENDPIVDTPPHSRHKHSWTTYGLVAAGIVVFLLVSAASILCFQAKKMGTVRPWATGLSGQLQKAFVTGVPSLKRSELETACEDFSNIIGSTSTCMLYKGTLSSGVEIAVASSLVTSAKDWSKENESQYRKKITSLSKVSHKNFMNLLGYCEEEHPFTRVMVFEYAPNGTLFEHLHVREAEKLDWMARLRISMGIAYCLEHMHQLKTPVVLRNFDSTTVYLTDDFAAKVSDLEFWNDAKGDNSTNNELAFSPDPENIVRKYGMVLLEILTGRVPCSEDDGPLENWASRYFEGEMRLEELIDSSIGFFPEDTARALCEVVRSCIDQDPKKRPQMKEVAARMREITALGPDGATPKVSPLWWAELEIMSSKS
- the LOC136500813 gene encoding ethylene-overproduction protein 1-like, whose amino-acid sequence is MTNNFLTTIKSLKLIEGCKAAQLYALSSVGASTSGSADSGGSSIGKPHPPPPPKTISMRSGSLYYPHGAPSTSGAFVPEPHLPCGLPVADALEPALDACLRPVDHVGALAASYRRVSAATAGADDDLCDAYLEQHALFQSIGDARLIRRALRAARVHADNPHRRAVLAAWLRYERREDELDPAPPPLAPCTATTPLLECPRAAVFASVSHSVDPVCPCRRPPPPPVTPPPHRLRHNTSGAASEMSEEEEPETNDLWFIIGEEEVACERSCIAALSKPLNTLLYGGFAEAHRDRIDFSRDGITPRGMRAVSAYSRHGRVDDFPPDIISQLLAFANKFCCEDLKAACDNQLAAMVRGLDNARSLIDIGLEEASHLLVASCLQAFLRELPKSLTYPDIARLLCSPEGRERLDISGNASFALYYFLSYVAMEQDMRSNTTVMLLERLNEFAEQPWQKQLALHQLGCVMLQRGEFEEAHEWFEAAVAEGHVYSLSGEARAKYKRGHKYAAYKLMNSVVGDCDEPAGWMYQERSLYCVGKEKLADLQAATELDPTMTFPYKYRACALLEEDNAESAIAEISKVVGLKMATDCLELRAWFYLALEQCELAVQDVRAILTLDPTYMMFHGRMHGEQLIELLRGQVRQWDMADCWMELYDRWSAVDDIGSLAVVQQMLAREPGNSSLRFRQSLLLLRLNCQKAAMRSLRYARNSSLHEHERLVHEGWILYDSGHRDEALAKAEQSIGLQRSFEAFFLKAYALGDCSLDTESSLSVVQLLEHANSCASDNLRKGQAYNNMGSIYVDCDMLDEAAECYGIALNIKHTRAHQGLARVHYLKNRKKVAYEEMTKLVQIATNSASAYEKRSEYGERDAARSDLNTATLLDPTRTYPYRYRAAVLMDEGKEEEAIAELSGAVAFKPDLQLLHLRAAFFDSMGDSESALRDCEAALCLDPTHGDTLELYSKASTKADEPQS